One stretch of Haladaptatus sp. R4 DNA includes these proteins:
- a CDS encoding metallophosphoesterase encodes MVDAEFADRAVFLPSADALVLADLHIGRDATSNVSLSLGERTDLTTRVSDLLDRFSPGEVVLAGDVLHAFDRLPEEAESTFADFRELVDEAGATLVVVRGNHDTLLDELADPRDEYRLADGTLVHHGHEEPDADAPRYVVGHDHPAIEIEGKRRPCYLWGEETYRGSDVLVLPAFTRFASGMVVNDLRGGDFQSPLVTRTNPLRPIVRDEDADETYRFPPLAEFRKLL; translated from the coding sequence ATGGTCGACGCTGAATTCGCGGACCGCGCCGTTTTCCTTCCGTCCGCCGACGCGCTCGTCCTCGCCGACCTCCACATCGGACGGGACGCGACGTCGAACGTTTCCCTGTCGCTCGGCGAGCGAACCGATCTGACCACGAGAGTTTCCGACCTCCTCGACCGTTTTTCCCCGGGCGAAGTCGTCCTCGCGGGCGACGTTCTCCACGCCTTCGACAGACTGCCGGAGGAGGCCGAATCGACGTTCGCCGACTTCCGGGAACTCGTGGACGAAGCGGGTGCCACACTTGTCGTCGTTCGGGGCAACCACGATACGTTGCTCGACGAACTCGCCGACCCACGGGACGAGTACCGTCTCGCGGACGGGACGCTGGTCCATCACGGCCACGAGGAACCCGACGCGGACGCGCCCCGATACGTCGTCGGTCACGACCATCCGGCCATCGAAATCGAGGGGAAGCGTCGCCCGTGCTACCTCTGGGGGGAGGAGACCTACCGAGGATCGGACGTTCTCGTCCTCCCGGCGTTCACCCGTTTCGCGAGCGGAATGGTCGTAAACGACCTGCGGGGGGGCGACTTTCAGTCCCCCCTCGTCACGCGGACGAATCCGCTCCGACCCATCGTCCGCGACGAGGATGCCGACGAAACCTACCGGTTCCCGCCGCTCGCCGAGTTTCGGAAACTGCTGTAA
- a CDS encoding GbsR/MarR family transcriptional regulator yields the protein MSNDVDPVTEAREEVIEALEHSAEVYGFNGSYGRLYGILFFENRPVSLDEIVEESGYAKSTVSTAMKRLEQFHVVHRRSIPGEGKKAFYEAETDLWRIVQEFLRREVQRELDIMTRALESAEDRLEGVDDERAREDLERIRSFEKTYKRGQKVVDVFVSVSNNRLIKLIENL from the coding sequence ATGAGCAACGATGTCGATCCGGTAACCGAGGCACGGGAGGAGGTCATCGAAGCGTTAGAACACAGCGCTGAGGTGTACGGGTTCAACGGAAGTTACGGACGCCTGTACGGGATACTGTTCTTCGAAAACCGACCGGTTTCTCTCGACGAAATCGTTGAAGAGAGCGGCTATGCGAAGTCCACGGTGAGTACGGCGATGAAACGCCTAGAGCAATTTCACGTCGTGCACCGTCGCTCGATTCCGGGCGAAGGCAAAAAGGCGTTTTACGAGGCCGAAACCGATCTTTGGCGTATCGTCCAAGAATTTCTCCGTCGGGAAGTTCAACGCGAACTGGACATCATGACTCGTGCACTCGAATCCGCCGAGGACCGCCTCGAAGGAGTGGACGATGAGCGTGCGAGGGAAGATCTCGAACGGATTCGCTCGTTCGAGAAAACGTACAAACGAGGACAAAAAGTCGTGGATGTCTTCGTATCGGTCTCGAATAATCGACTGATAAAACTGATCGAAAACCTATAA
- the artA gene encoding archaeosortase A, with translation MTTTFPDYLVWVVIAAFVATAALEGYDRDLARGVGMGAWVLFGLFWGVLFPRFAFEMRSFIEGTLCLVAVPLCVYTGYQLYTGRDSLFVLSRGVAAMGLIYVPFLTIEPLRQWIVELVSAQTNAVIHLLGYDPDFTIAEQNGYHSAFIFHDSNGHRYYTYLVLACTGIGSMSIFGGLIAAVRAPLRRKISAFAVAISIIWVLNVIRNVFISVAFGNQWFQIFVGPVTSLTGYADPKMVSFFIADRVLSQLLAVISLVVILWLVVRILPELLTVIEDVIYLVSGREYDLSQRTRADGRR, from the coding sequence CTGACGACGACGTTTCCCGATTACCTCGTGTGGGTCGTCATCGCCGCGTTCGTCGCCACCGCCGCGCTCGAAGGATACGACCGCGATCTAGCGCGTGGCGTCGGCATGGGGGCGTGGGTGCTGTTCGGGCTCTTTTGGGGCGTTCTCTTTCCCCGGTTCGCGTTCGAGATGCGGAGTTTCATCGAGGGTACGTTGTGCCTCGTCGCGGTTCCGTTGTGCGTGTATACGGGCTACCAACTGTACACCGGACGGGATTCGCTCTTCGTCCTCTCCCGCGGCGTCGCGGCGATGGGACTCATCTACGTCCCGTTCCTGACGATCGAACCGCTCCGCCAGTGGATCGTCGAACTCGTGAGCGCACAGACGAACGCCGTCATCCACCTGCTCGGGTACGACCCGGACTTCACTATCGCGGAACAGAACGGCTATCACAGCGCGTTCATCTTCCACGACAGCAACGGCCACCGGTATTACACGTATCTCGTCTTGGCGTGTACCGGAATCGGCAGCATGAGTATCTTCGGCGGCCTCATCGCCGCCGTCCGCGCGCCGCTCCGCCGAAAGATCAGCGCGTTCGCGGTGGCAATTTCCATTATCTGGGTGCTGAACGTCATCCGCAACGTGTTCATCTCCGTCGCGTTCGGCAACCAATGGTTCCAGATATTCGTCGGTCCCGTCACCAGTCTCACGGGCTACGCCGACCCGAAGATGGTCTCGTTCTTCATCGCGGACAGGGTACTCAGCCAACTGCTCGCCGTGATATCGCTCGTCGTCATCCTGTGGTTGGTGGTCCGTATCCTCCCCGAACTGCTGACGGTCATCGAGGACGTCATCTACCTCGTCTCCGGACGGGAGTACGACCTCAGCCAACGTACCCGGGCCGATGGTCGACGCTGA